A window of the Brassica oleracea var. oleracea cultivar TO1000 chromosome C1, BOL, whole genome shotgun sequence genome harbors these coding sequences:
- the LOC106324144 gene encoding uncharacterized protein LOC106324144, whose translation MGNLSESFDIEDLMSYGDDLISLLNAKNGFEVVSQSFEDLKALRFVCDDDFNQTQRSIQDCKKKLVACKKKTEEAYSDVSRGDDDVERLQRELEEEMELECKLKDELRVVAEELKDLNAQWTYVDEQRQSIKRKERDDLRAEKMLSMYASVTKVIPDVEDPSKISGYMVDREKKVIEKFQFETNKMTAYETCNSIWSIINKQ comes from the exons ATGGGGAACCTTTCGGAGAGCTTCGACATCGAAGATCTGATGTCATACGGCGACGACTTGATCAGCTTACTGAACGCCAAGAACGGGTTCGAGGTAGTATCGCAGAGCTTCGAGGACTTGAAAGCTCTCCGCTTTGTTTGCGACGACGATTTCAATCAGACTCAGAGATCTATCCAAG ACTGTAAGAAGAAGCTCGTTGCTTGCAAGAAGAAAACAGAGGAAGCTTATTCAGATGTTTCGCGTGGAGACGACGACGTTGAGCGTCTTCAGAGAGAGCTTGAGGAAGAGATGGAGCTAGAGTGCAAGCTCAAAGACGAGCTTAG AGTAGTCGCTGAGGAACTCAAAGACTTGAATGCACAGTGGACGTATGTTGATGAGCAAAGGCAATCTATTAAGAGAAAAGAGCGGGACGACTTGAGAGCTGA GAAAATGCTCTCTATGTATGCTTCTGTTACAAAAGTTATACCAGACGTTGAGGATCCATCAAAGATCTCAGGAT ATATGGTTGATCGCGAGAAGAAGGTAATTGAGAAGTTCCAGTTTGAGACAAATAAGATGACGGCTTATGAGACATGCAACAGTATCTGGAGCATCATTAACAAGCAATAG
- the LOC106324500 gene encoding pyruvate decarboxylase 1-like yields the protein MDTIVGSLDTCKPENGDVIRPNGPVRSAPRSVVSDSSSATLGRHLAHRLVEIGVNDVFSVPGDFNLALLDHLIAEPGLNLIGCCNELNAGYAADGYARSRGVGACVVTFTVGGLSVINAIAGAYSENLPLICIVGGPNSNDYGTNRILHHTIGLSDFRQELTCFEAVTCYQAVVNNLEDAHEQIDKAVSMALSESKPVYISISCNLAATPHPTFRSDPVPFSLSTKSSNKMSLEAAVEATVEFLNKAVKPVLVGGPKMRMAKASKALVELADASGYPLAVMPSAKGLVPEDHPHFIGTYWGAVSSPFCAEIVESADAYLFAGPIFNDYASVGYSLLIKKEKAIIIHPDRVTVANGPTFGCVLMSDFMTELAKRVKRNETAYENYHRIFLTQGKPLKSQPKEPLRVNTMFQHVQTMLSSETAVIAETGDSWFNCQKLKLPRGCGYEFQMQYGSIGWSVGATLGYAQAQPEKRVLAFIGDGSFQVTAQEVSTMIRNEQKSIIFLVNNGGYTIEVEIHDGPYNVIKNWNYTGFVDAIHNGKGTCWTTKVTCEEELVEAITIASEAKKDCLCFIEVILHKDDTSKELLEWGSRVSAANSRPPNHD from the exons ATGGACACTATAGTTGGATCACTTGACACGTGTAAACCGGAGAACGGCGACGTCATCAGACCCAACGGTCCCGTTCGATCCGCACCACGCTCCGTCGTCAGCGACTCTTCCAGCGCAACTCTCGGTCGACATTTAGCTCATCGTCTCGTCGAGATCGGCGTCAACGATGTCTTCTCAGTTCCCGGCGACTTCAATCTCGCGTTGCTTGACCATCTCATAGCCGAGCCGGGTCTCAATCTCATTGGCTGCTGCAACGAGCTTAACGCTGGCTACGCGGCAGATGGCTACGCTAGATCACGCGGTGTTGGCGCTTGTGTTGTCACTTTCACCGTAGGAGGACTCAGCGTCATAAACGCTATTGCGGGAGCTTACAGCGAGAATCTGCCGTTGATATGTATCGTCGGAGGTCCGAACTCAAACGACTACGGTACTAACAGGATTCTTCATCACACCATTGGCTTGTCTGATTTCAGACAAGAACTTACATGTTTCGAGGCTGTGACTTGCTATCAG GCTGTGGTGAATAACTTGGAAGACGCACATGAACAGATAGACAAGGCTGTATCGATGGCTTTGAGTGAAAGCAAACCTGTGTACATCAGCATCAGCTGCAACTTGGCTGCAACTCCTCATCCTACATTCAGAAGCGACCCCGTCCCATTTTCTCTTTCAACAAA ATCGAGCAACAAGATGAGTCTAGAAGCAGCTGTGGAAGCAACCGTGGAGTTTCTCAACAAGGCTGTTAAACCCGTCTTGGTTGGTGGTCCAAAGATGCGTATGGCCAAAGCTTCTAAAGCTTTGGTCGAGCTAGCAGACGCTTCTGGCTACCCTTTAGCCGTGATGCCATCTGCAAAGGGTCTAGTTCCCGAGGACCACCCTCACTTCATAGGCACCTATTGGGGAGCTGTAAGCTCACCTTTTTGCGCAGAGATTGTTGAATCAGCAGACGCATATCTATTCGCGGGACCAATCTTTAACGACTACGCCTCAGTAGGCTACTCTCTTCTCATCAAGAAGGAGAAAGCAATCATCATACATCCTGATCGAGTCACCGTAGCCAACGGTCCAACCTTCGGATGCGTCCTAATGAGCGACTTCATGACCGAGCTGGCCAAACGTGTGAAACGGAACGAGACAGCTTACGAGAACTACCACAGGATCTTTCTCACTCAAGGGAAACCGTTAAAGTCCCAACCAAAGGAGCCTTTACGAGTCAACACAATGTTCCAACACGTTCAAACGATGCTGTCTAGCGAAACCGCGGTGATAGCGGAGACTGGTGACTCTTGGTTCAACTGCCAGAAACTAAAGCTGCCTAGAGGATGCGGCTACGAGTTCCAGATGCAGTACGGATCAATCGGGTGGTCGGTGGGAGCTACGTTAGGATACGCTCAAGCTCAACCCGAGAAACGAGTGTTAGCGTTTATTGGAGATGGAAGCTTTCAAGTGACGGCTCAGGAGGTTTCAACGATGATACGAAACGAGCAGAAGAGCATTATCTTCCTTGTAAATAACGGTGGCTATACCATTGAGGTTGAGATCCATGATGGACCTTATAACGTGATTAAAAATTGGAACTATACTGGGTTTGTTGATGCGATACATAACGGTAAAGGTACATGTTGGACTACTAAG GTCACATGCGAAGAGGAGCTAGTAGAGGCTATTACGATAGCGAGTGAGGCTAAGAAGGATTGTTTATGTTTCATTGAAGTGATTCTTCATAAGGATGATACGAGCAAGGAGTTGCTTGAGTGGGGTTCACGTGTTTCAGCTGCCAATAGTCGTCCCCCGAATCATGACTAG
- the LOC106324077 gene encoding dnaJ homolog subfamily B member 13-like has translation MGVDYYKLLQVDRSAKDEDLKKAYRKLAMKWHPDKNPNNKKEAEAKFKQISEAYDVLSDPQKRAIYDQYGEEGLNRQAPPPGPGGFPGGSDRGASFRFNGRSADDIFSEFFGFSRPFNGDPRGAGPPGGGFRFAEDVFSSYRSAAGETSNAAPPRKAAPIERQLPCSLEDLYKGITKKMKISRDVLDSSWRPTTVEEILTIEIKPGWKKGTKITFPEKGNEQRGIIPSDLVFIVDEKPHAVFKRDGNDLVITQKIPLVEALTGYTAQVTTLDGRTLTVPVNNVISPSYEEVVKGEGMPIPKDPSKKGNLRIKFNVKFPSRLTTEQKSGIKRMFSSC, from the exons ATGGGGGTCGATTATTACAAGTTACTTCAAGTTGATCGAAGCGCTAAAGATGAAGATTTGAAGAAAGCTTATCGCAAACTCGCCATGAAGTGGCATCCCGACAAGAACCCTAACAACAAAAAAGAAGCAGAAGCCAAATTCAAACAGATCTCCGAAGCTTACGAT GTACTAAGCGATCCTCAGAAGCGAGCAATCTACGATCAGTACGGAGAAGAAGGTCTAAACAGACAGGCTCCGCCTCCTGGTCCCGGCGGGTTTCCTGGTGGTTCAGACAGAGGGGCTTCGTTCCGGTTCAACGGTAGAAGCGCTGACGACATCTTCTCTGAGTTCTTTGGCTTCTCGAGACCCTTTAATGGCGACCCGCGCGGTGCAGGTCCCCCTGGTGGTGGGTTTAGGTTCGCTGAAGACGTTTTCTCGTCTTACAGGTCCGCTGCAGGAGAAACCTCTAATGCTGCTCCACCGAGGAAAGCTGCTCCAATAGAGAGACAGCTTCCTTGTAGTTTGGAGGATTTGTATAAAGGTATCACTAAGAAGATGAAGATCTCGAGGGACGTTCTTGATTCTAGCTG GAGACCGACAACGGTTGAAGAGATCTTAACGATAGAGATCAAACCAGGATGGAAGAAAGGGACAAAGATAACATTCCCCGAGAAAGGAAACGAGCAGAGAGGAATCATACCGTCAGATCTCGTATTCATAGTCGACGAGAAGCCGCACGCTGTGTTCAAGAGAGACGGGAACGACCTTGTGATCACGCAGAAGATCCCTCTCGTGGAAGCGCTCACGGGGTACACCGCTCAGGTCACGACTTTGGATGGGAGAACGCTAACGGTTCCGGTCAACAACGTTATCAGCCCTTCTTATGAAGAGGTTGTGAAAGGAGAAGGCATGCCTATCCCTAAAGACCCGTCGAAAAAGGGAAACTTGAGGATCAAGTTCAATGTTAAGTTCCCTTCGAGGCTAACGACAGAGCAGAAGTCTGGAATCAAACGGATGTTTTCGTCTTGTTAG